Proteins from a genomic interval of Microscilla marina ATCC 23134:
- a CDS encoding HAL/PAL/TAL family ammonia-lyase, translated as MMKNIRRTTCCLLLLIFVQVSLGIGQEVVLDGKSLTPEQVTQVATNVAKVKISPVARKRVVKSQKLLMLAARKGHKIYGLTVGVGQNKDKKMLDAQGNLTKEVIEASQKFNDGLIRAHSAGAGKPMPEETVRAMLVTRLNAMLFGATGVQPRVIDLFRDFLNKNILPVIPSKGSVGEADITINAHIAQAMIGEGYVYYGGKKMLASEALKQNGIKKLVPFGKDALSIFSSNTYSAALGALTLQELSQAVEVAKLVFTLSMEGFNGNIEPFLKHANTVRPFKMVNNMAKDFRTILKGSYLWDKSAERALQDPLSYRTSAYTLGTLEGARQELVQLLAIQLNSSDDNPGVVLNVEAPSKRGEEFSHYASEKGLKGAVIPSANFSPLPWVISFEKVAIALAHASCASTQRTIKLADPHFTHLSRFLGTKTTVHAYGAIQKVFVSLNSQNQELAIPVSFNSYAVAGNIEDVATNAPRVVSRVRQAVDNLYYILGIELMHAAQAIDLRLEKNTNFKMSPVTRKFWSAFRKKVSFMKVDRALTPDIKNAYEFVKSYK; from the coding sequence ATGATGAAAAATATTAGAAGAACAACTTGTTGTTTACTACTACTTATTTTTGTTCAAGTATCATTGGGTATAGGACAAGAAGTAGTACTTGATGGCAAAAGCCTTACACCTGAGCAAGTCACGCAGGTTGCTACAAATGTAGCGAAGGTGAAAATTAGCCCTGTTGCCCGAAAGCGAGTAGTAAAATCTCAGAAACTTTTGATGTTGGCGGCAAGAAAAGGGCATAAAATTTATGGGCTTACAGTTGGTGTAGGGCAAAATAAAGACAAAAAAATGCTCGATGCTCAAGGCAACCTTACCAAAGAAGTAATTGAAGCTTCTCAAAAGTTTAATGATGGGTTGATCCGAGCGCACTCAGCAGGAGCAGGCAAACCTATGCCAGAGGAAACAGTGAGGGCAATGTTGGTTACAAGATTAAACGCTATGTTATTTGGTGCTACAGGTGTACAGCCTAGAGTTATCGACTTATTTCGCGATTTTTTGAATAAAAACATCCTGCCTGTGATTCCGTCCAAAGGTTCGGTAGGCGAAGCCGATATTACAATCAATGCACATATTGCCCAGGCAATGATTGGGGAGGGTTATGTGTATTATGGCGGAAAAAAAATGTTGGCAAGTGAAGCGTTAAAACAAAACGGAATCAAGAAACTGGTGCCTTTTGGAAAAGATGCGTTGTCTATTTTTAGCTCTAATACTTATTCAGCTGCCTTGGGTGCACTTACCCTTCAGGAACTGTCACAGGCAGTGGAGGTTGCTAAACTTGTTTTTACGCTAAGTATGGAAGGATTCAACGGTAACATAGAACCTTTTTTGAAGCATGCCAATACCGTCAGACCCTTTAAGATGGTAAATAACATGGCAAAAGACTTTAGAACGATACTGAAAGGAAGCTATTTGTGGGACAAATCGGCTGAACGTGCTTTGCAAGACCCCTTGAGTTATCGTACCAGTGCTTATACATTGGGTACTTTAGAAGGTGCCAGGCAGGAACTGGTTCAGCTATTGGCAATACAACTTAATTCTTCTGATGACAACCCAGGAGTTGTACTAAATGTAGAAGCACCATCGAAGCGTGGGGAAGAATTTTCGCATTATGCCAGCGAAAAAGGACTAAAAGGAGCTGTAATTCCTTCTGCCAATTTTTCACCTTTGCCTTGGGTTATTTCTTTCGAAAAAGTGGCCATTGCTCTTGCCCATGCCTCTTGTGCATCAACACAACGAACTATTAAGCTGGCAGATCCACATTTTACTCATTTAAGCAGATTTTTGGGTACTAAAACAACGGTTCATGCCTATGGAGCGATCCAAAAAGTTTTTGTGTCACTTAATAGCCAAAATCAAGAGTTGGCTATACCAGTGTCTTTTAACTCTTATGCTGTTGCGGGCAACATCGAAGATGTAGCGACCAATGCTCCAAGGGTAGTATCCAGGGTACGCCAGGCAGTAGATAACTTGTATTATATTCTAGGAATAGAACTTATGCACGCTGCCCAGGCGATTGATTTACGTCTGGAAAAAAACACCAACTTCAAAATGTCGCCTGTAACCCGTAAATTCTGGAGTGCTTTCCGAAAAAAAGTATCTTTTATGAAGGTAGACAGGGCTTTGACTCCGGATATTAAAAATGCGTATGAGTTTGTGAAATCTTATAAGTAG
- a CDS encoding NRDE family protein, translating to MCLLTFAWKTHPKYKLIFASNRDEFYKRNTASADFWDENKQILAGKDLEAGGTWMGLHKNGRFTALTNYRDIDNIKTTAPSRGMLTLDYLQSNDSPKAYLEGIFENIDAYNGFNLLTGNTEELYYLSNYQHKIIQLQAGIYGLSNALLDTDWFKVQRLKKKFTEMIDAPKVEENALLDLMYDPTKANKTEVQRTGLPIEREIMLSPMFIKSPQYGTCSSATILIDYDNKVRFTERVYNINTGEKTDQHFEFQAAT from the coding sequence ATGTGTCTATTGACTTTTGCGTGGAAAACCCACCCAAAATACAAATTAATATTTGCCAGCAACCGCGATGAATTTTATAAACGTAATACGGCTTCTGCCGATTTTTGGGATGAAAACAAGCAAATTTTAGCAGGCAAAGACCTGGAAGCAGGTGGTACCTGGATGGGGCTGCACAAGAATGGGCGCTTTACAGCCTTGACCAACTACCGCGATATTGACAATATAAAAACAACTGCCCCATCGCGTGGAATGCTTACCCTTGACTACTTGCAAAGCAACGATTCACCCAAGGCTTACCTGGAAGGTATTTTTGAGAATATAGACGCCTACAATGGATTTAACCTGCTAACGGGAAATACTGAAGAATTGTATTATTTGTCAAACTACCAACATAAAATTATCCAATTACAGGCGGGCATTTATGGCTTAAGCAATGCCTTGTTAGACACTGATTGGTTTAAAGTACAACGGCTCAAGAAAAAGTTTACGGAAATGATTGACGCACCAAAAGTTGAAGAAAATGCGCTGCTCGACCTAATGTATGATCCTACCAAAGCCAACAAAACCGAGGTGCAACGTACTGGCTTGCCTATTGAACGCGAAATTATGTTGTCGCCTATGTTTATCAAAAGCCCTCAATATGGTACTTGCTCTTCGGCTACTATTCTGATAGACTATGATAATAAGGTGCGCTTTACTGAAAGGGTGTACAATATAAATACGGGTGAAAAAACTGACCAGCATTTTGAGTTTCAGGCAGCTACCTAA
- a CDS encoding IPT/TIG domain-containing protein: MRKILSTKYLLTLLVLTTCFYSVNAQEERDLREDRAKERVEYERAMLVDPKTGKIPDRIYQKSIEFIYSPKSQLQPQHQKFTTSITGISGAKWAQRGPHNVGGRTRALAIDQANEQVILAGGASGGMWRSDNGGASWSKVTGASQNHSVTAIAQDPQSPATWYYTAGEGAGNSASASFSAPFVGNGVYKSTDNGLTWVLLTNTASGANEGDNPFRITWNVKVHPTNGDVYVANARRYSNGQSGIWRSTDGGTNWNLVLDGDGAGYTDIEIAADGVFYATISSSGGTHKGIYRSTDGTNWVNINPGFLPGSYARIVLAVAPSNNNVVYFFAAAGTTANGHSFYKYTYTAGEGNGDGSLKNGGAWEDRSAQLPTGGGSTDGGLLQENYNQYVKVKPDNENIVFIGSTNLYRSMDGFATTGNTAWIGGYHKTNFFYPEHHPDNHSLVFFPSDAKKMISGHDGGVSITTDNLATGGDHPVAWTYLNNGYYTTQIYGMDIDAKTAGDPRLSAGFQDNGKWTTHSFSGTSPWKQENFFGDGGYTAIVPGKDIRFFSNQNGHMFRVTGNDPENPTSAVYLRPQSFGSYLFVTPYVLDPNNSNTMYYLVGPTVYRNTNILYTNSINNWENLATASAGGAITAINVSEENPKHRIYYGTNNGKVFRMDDADSGDPIQVDIWTGKGLPAGAYVSNVAVDPTNGDNVFVVFSNYGVQSVYYSADAGDTWTAVSGNLEENPDGTGNGPSTRWLTVHVKSDGSKIYLLGTSVGLYATNILDGMNTQWVQEGANTIGNVPVVMIKSRRSDGLVALGTHGTGLFSGYIGASADLTIANVSPQRGEVGTEVTINGTNFSATAADNVVKFNGTIATVTAATANNLTVTVPAGATTGKVTVEVNTKTATSANDFTVVPVISTYPHSESFENGVSDWIQPTTDGFDWSLVNKSTPTDQTGPAKAFSGDFFLYTEIDQFSHDTFDEQPLNKNKTALFTSPTFDLTSLTNPEVLFAYHMFGDKMGTLSLEASTDGTNWQSVWTKTGNQSDAWAIAVVDVTTHKSATTKFRFVGATGDGSTSDIAIDGVIVTEAGTPLIFDFAPQTVIGGFSSVDILGANFDATAANNEVKFNGVAGTITEATTTTLKVKVPLNATTGKIAITVNGKTVTSTKDLKVIAPITTFPYIESFEAGLGKWIQAENDDMDWIRKNGKTPSDNTGPTAAADGSFYVYTEATGNFNKKTILASALFDANTVDNPLFSFKYHMYGGNMGSLALEISSDGETWTSLWSKSGDQGNAWKSDGVSLEAYKNAPFVLRFVGTTGGGFMSDISVDHLQLLSGPGIASFTPTNGKVGDVVTITGKSFSTVKDENVVEFNGIKAIVTSATATQIVTTVPNTATTGKIRIAVNGLPTISKDDFTVVASGAVPTITNISPMAGVIGQSINIEGTNFSVPKDNNQVYFNGLVATIESATATSLVVKVPTNATSGKIKVVNVGGQSVESTNDFIVYCASKAASTDDSRIDNFTLNEINHTTDGVGVCSDYSDFTSISTHVITGVTYPFSVKAGSCNGDYTKFVKVYVDWNQDGDFSDANEFLGGNAVAIREPGVFESTVTVPTNALLGRTRLRVVLGEVASADQVQACGPYNFGETEDYSIVILEKPEITSFAPDRGKVGQHVSINGKNFPDKSAYVSVKFAKGIAATVASVNSTQIKAIVPEGAITGPITVTVAGQSITSTFDFTVIPDTPVAPDKLALKLVNGMVQLTWSDNSDNETAFYIERSAPDALDKFVKVGEVSAGITEYSEDVKNLLSKHHYRVAAVNSAGVSAYSNVASFDAEVLSVQSVLLAQRLKITPNPNHGKFNVEIGQANHATIKLEVIDAKGRLVKVLNLAGQQGKYPVNLSELRQGVYTLRISAGKANAAIKYMKQ, translated from the coding sequence ATGAGAAAAATTTTAAGTACAAAGTACCTGCTTACTTTGTTAGTGTTAACCACTTGCTTTTACAGTGTCAATGCACAAGAAGAGCGAGATTTAAGAGAAGACAGGGCAAAAGAAAGAGTAGAATACGAGCGAGCAATGCTTGTAGACCCTAAAACCGGAAAAATTCCGGATAGAATTTATCAGAAAAGTATTGAGTTTATATACTCACCCAAATCACAGCTACAACCCCAGCACCAAAAATTTACTACTTCAATTACGGGCATTAGTGGTGCCAAATGGGCACAACGAGGACCTCATAATGTAGGAGGGCGTACCAGAGCCTTGGCCATTGATCAGGCAAACGAGCAAGTGATTTTAGCGGGAGGAGCCTCAGGAGGAATGTGGCGCTCAGACAATGGAGGTGCCAGCTGGAGTAAAGTAACTGGAGCCTCGCAAAATCATAGTGTAACTGCCATTGCACAAGACCCACAAAGCCCTGCTACCTGGTATTATACCGCAGGAGAAGGCGCCGGCAACTCTGCCTCAGCGTCATTTTCGGCACCCTTTGTAGGCAATGGGGTATACAAGTCTACCGATAACGGGCTTACCTGGGTGTTGTTAACCAACACTGCCTCTGGAGCCAACGAAGGTGACAACCCTTTTAGAATTACCTGGAACGTAAAAGTACACCCCACCAATGGCGATGTATACGTGGCAAATGCCCGCCGTTACTCTAACGGACAAAGTGGCATTTGGAGGTCTACTGATGGTGGAACCAACTGGAACTTAGTATTGGATGGTGATGGCGCTGGTTATACCGATATAGAAATTGCTGCTGATGGAGTGTTTTATGCTACTATTTCGAGTAGTGGTGGTACCCATAAAGGAATTTATCGTTCTACGGATGGTACAAACTGGGTAAACATTAACCCTGGTTTTTTGCCAGGTAGTTATGCGCGTATTGTATTGGCTGTGGCCCCTTCAAACAATAATGTGGTCTATTTCTTTGCTGCGGCAGGCACCACTGCCAATGGCCACAGTTTTTATAAGTATACTTATACTGCCGGAGAAGGCAATGGCGATGGAAGCCTAAAAAATGGGGGAGCCTGGGAAGACCGCTCTGCCCAACTGCCTACTGGAGGAGGGTCTACTGATGGTGGTTTATTGCAAGAAAACTATAACCAGTATGTAAAAGTAAAGCCTGACAACGAAAATATAGTGTTTATAGGAAGCACCAACCTATACCGTTCTATGGATGGTTTTGCTACTACTGGCAACACTGCCTGGATTGGCGGATACCACAAAACTAACTTCTTTTATCCTGAGCATCACCCTGATAACCACAGCTTGGTTTTTTTCCCTTCTGATGCCAAAAAAATGATTAGCGGACACGATGGTGGTGTAAGTATTACTACCGATAACCTTGCTACAGGTGGAGACCACCCAGTGGCTTGGACTTACCTAAATAACGGATACTATACTACACAGATATACGGTATGGACATTGACGCCAAAACTGCAGGTGACCCCCGTTTGAGCGCGGGTTTTCAGGATAATGGAAAATGGACTACCCATAGTTTTAGTGGTACCAGTCCCTGGAAACAGGAAAACTTCTTTGGTGATGGTGGTTATACAGCCATTGTACCCGGCAAAGATATTCGGTTCTTTAGCAACCAAAACGGGCACATGTTCAGGGTAACCGGAAACGATCCCGAAAATCCTACCAGTGCAGTGTACTTACGCCCACAATCGTTTGGCTCTTACTTGTTTGTTACACCTTATGTGCTCGACCCCAACAATTCAAACACCATGTATTATTTGGTAGGGCCTACAGTATACCGTAATACCAATATCTTGTACACCAACAGTATCAATAACTGGGAGAACCTGGCAACTGCTTCTGCTGGAGGCGCCATTACTGCAATCAATGTATCTGAGGAGAATCCTAAGCACCGGATTTATTATGGTACCAACAATGGCAAAGTATTTAGAATGGATGATGCCGATTCGGGAGACCCAATACAAGTAGATATTTGGACGGGTAAAGGGTTGCCAGCAGGTGCTTATGTAAGTAATGTGGCAGTTGACCCAACCAATGGTGACAATGTTTTTGTGGTTTTCTCAAACTATGGCGTACAAAGTGTTTATTACTCGGCTGATGCAGGTGATACCTGGACGGCGGTAAGTGGAAACTTGGAAGAAAACCCTGATGGAACCGGAAATGGTCCTTCTACCCGTTGGTTAACTGTGCATGTTAAATCAGATGGTTCTAAGATATATTTGTTGGGTACAAGCGTAGGTTTGTATGCTACCAACATACTGGATGGTATGAACACTCAGTGGGTACAAGAAGGCGCCAATACAATTGGTAATGTACCTGTAGTAATGATTAAGTCTCGTCGTTCCGATGGTTTGGTAGCTTTAGGTACGCATGGTACAGGTTTGTTTAGTGGTTATATTGGTGCTTCTGCCGATCTTACCATTGCTAATGTGTCGCCGCAAAGAGGAGAAGTAGGCACTGAAGTAACCATCAATGGAACTAATTTTAGTGCAACTGCTGCCGATAATGTGGTAAAGTTTAATGGAACCATAGCTACAGTAACTGCTGCTACAGCAAATAATTTGACCGTAACAGTGCCCGCAGGAGCAACTACCGGAAAAGTGACTGTAGAGGTAAACACAAAAACTGCCACTAGTGCCAACGACTTTACAGTGGTACCTGTGATAAGTACTTACCCTCACTCAGAGAGTTTTGAAAATGGTGTATCAGACTGGATACAACCCACTACCGATGGTTTTGACTGGTCATTGGTGAATAAGTCTACCCCTACAGACCAAACTGGACCGGCAAAAGCATTTAGTGGAGACTTTTTCTTGTATACTGAGATCGACCAGTTTAGCCATGACACGTTTGATGAACAACCATTGAACAAAAATAAAACGGCGCTCTTTACCAGCCCTACCTTTGACTTAACCAGCTTGACCAATCCAGAAGTATTATTTGCCTACCACATGTTTGGCGATAAAATGGGAACTTTGAGTTTGGAAGCCAGCACTGATGGTACCAATTGGCAGTCGGTATGGACAAAAACCGGGAATCAAAGTGATGCCTGGGCAATTGCTGTGGTAGATGTGACTACCCACAAAAGTGCTACTACCAAGTTTAGGTTTGTAGGTGCCACTGGAGACGGTTCTACCAGTGACATAGCGATCGATGGAGTGATTGTGACAGAAGCTGGTACCCCTTTGATTTTTGACTTTGCCCCTCAAACCGTGATTGGTGGCTTTAGTAGTGTAGATATTTTGGGAGCAAACTTTGATGCTACAGCCGCCAACAACGAAGTGAAGTTTAATGGAGTGGCTGGTACAATAACAGAAGCAACAACTACTACACTGAAGGTAAAAGTACCTTTGAATGCTACCACGGGTAAAATAGCCATTACAGTCAATGGTAAAACAGTTACTTCTACCAAAGACCTTAAGGTAATCGCACCTATTACTACCTTCCCTTATATCGAAAGCTTCGAGGCGGGCTTGGGTAAATGGATACAGGCAGAGAATGACGATATGGATTGGATACGTAAAAACGGTAAAACCCCTTCAGATAATACTGGGCCAACTGCTGCCGCTGATGGTAGTTTTTATGTATATACCGAAGCTACGGGTAACTTTAACAAGAAAACTATTTTGGCAAGCGCATTATTTGATGCCAATACTGTAGACAACCCTTTATTTAGCTTTAAATACCACATGTATGGAGGCAATATGGGAAGCCTTGCGCTTGAGATTTCTTCAGATGGAGAAACTTGGACTTCCCTTTGGTCCAAAAGTGGAGACCAAGGCAATGCCTGGAAGAGTGATGGAGTGAGCCTGGAAGCGTATAAAAATGCGCCTTTTGTCTTACGCTTTGTAGGTACTACCGGGGGCGGCTTCATGAGTGATATTAGTGTCGATCATTTACAATTACTTTCAGGACCAGGCATTGCAAGTTTTACCCCTACCAATGGAAAGGTAGGCGATGTAGTAACCATTACAGGTAAAAGTTTTAGTACCGTAAAAGACGAGAATGTAGTAGAGTTTAATGGAATCAAAGCCATAGTAACTTCAGCTACTGCTACCCAAATTGTTACTACCGTACCAAATACAGCCACTACTGGAAAAATTAGAATAGCTGTAAACGGGTTACCCACCATTAGTAAGGATGACTTTACCGTAGTGGCTTCAGGAGCTGTGCCTACCATTACTAACATTAGTCCAATGGCTGGTGTAATTGGGCAAAGCATCAACATAGAAGGAACCAATTTTAGTGTACCCAAAGACAATAACCAAGTGTATTTCAATGGTCTGGTAGCTACTATAGAGTCTGCTACTGCTACATCGTTGGTGGTGAAAGTACCTACCAATGCTACCAGTGGTAAAATAAAGGTAGTAAATGTTGGAGGACAAAGTGTAGAGTCTACCAATGACTTTATTGTGTATTGTGCATCAAAAGCTGCATCAACCGATGACTCCAGGATCGATAATTTTACACTGAATGAAATCAACCATACGACTGATGGTGTAGGTGTGTGTTCAGATTACAGCGATTTTACCAGTATTTCAACCCATGTAATCACTGGAGTTACTTACCCCTTCAGTGTAAAAGCTGGAAGTTGTAATGGTGATTATACCAAGTTTGTAAAAGTATATGTTGACTGGAACCAGGATGGAGACTTTAGTGACGCAAATGAATTTTTGGGTGGAAATGCTGTGGCAATAAGAGAACCAGGTGTATTTGAGTCAACGGTTACGGTGCCTACCAATGCCTTGTTAGGAAGAACCAGATTAAGAGTAGTGTTAGGAGAGGTTGCTTCTGCTGATCAGGTACAAGCTTGTGGGCCATATAATTTTGGTGAAACTGAAGATTATAGCATTGTTATACTGGAAAAACCTGAAATAACATCTTTTGCTCCTGATAGAGGCAAAGTAGGGCAACACGTGAGTATCAATGGGAAGAATTTTCCTGACAAGTCGGCGTATGTGAGCGTGAAGTTTGCGAAAGGCATAGCGGCTACCGTAGCGTCAGTAAACAGCACCCAGATTAAAGCAATAGTACCTGAAGGAGCCATTACTGGACCTATAACTGTAACAGTGGCAGGGCAGTCTATTACCAGTACGTTTGATTTTACGGTGATTCCAGATACACCCGTTGCTCCTGATAAGCTGGCATTGAAGCTGGTAAATGGAATGGTACAACTTACCTGGAGCGACAACTCTGACAATGAAACCGCTTTTTATATTGAGCGTTCAGCCCCCGATGCCCTTGACAAATTTGTAAAAGTAGGTGAAGTATCGGCTGGCATCACAGAATATAGCGAAGATGTGAAGAACTTATTGTCTAAACATCATTACCGTGTGGCTGCAGTAAATAGTGCAGGTGTTTCTGCTTATTCTAATGTAGCATCGTTTGACGCCGAAGTATTAAGTGTACAAAGTGTGTTATTGGCACAAAGGTTAAAAATTACGCCTAACCCTAACCATGGTAAGTTCAATGTTGAGATTGGGCAAGCTAACCATGCGACCATCAAGTTAGAGGTGATAGATGCCAAAGGCCGACTTGTGAAAGTATTGAACTTAGCAGGACAACAAGGCAAGTACCCTGTAAACTTATCTGAGTTGCGTCAAGGAGTATATACCTTACGTATCTCGGCAGGTAAAGCCAATGCTGCCATTAAATATATGAAGCAATAA
- the leuD gene encoding 3-isopropylmalate dehydratase small subunit has protein sequence MKDSSFGLLQTTGVPVKVENVDTDQIIPARFLKAISREGFGENLFYDWRYDNEGNPKPDFILNQPGNDGQVLVGGKNFGCGSSREHAAWAIKDYGFKAVISSFFADIFKGNALNNGVLPVQVSDAFLARLFDLMEQDATTPIAIDLEAQTVAVTNKQTGETMTEIFEINEYKKMCLQKGYDDIDYLLSLQTQVETYEKNKAVY, from the coding sequence ATGAAAGATTCATCATTTGGGTTGTTGCAAACGACTGGAGTGCCTGTAAAGGTAGAAAATGTAGATACAGATCAAATTATTCCGGCGCGTTTTCTCAAAGCCATTAGCCGTGAAGGCTTTGGTGAAAACCTGTTTTATGACTGGCGTTATGACAATGAGGGCAACCCCAAACCTGACTTTATATTAAACCAACCCGGCAACGATGGTCAGGTATTGGTTGGAGGCAAAAACTTTGGCTGTGGCTCTAGCCGTGAGCATGCTGCCTGGGCTATCAAAGACTATGGTTTCAAGGCGGTCATTTCCAGTTTTTTTGCTGATATCTTCAAAGGCAATGCCTTGAACAACGGGGTGTTGCCTGTGCAAGTGTCTGATGCTTTTTTGGCCAGGTTATTTGACTTGATGGAGCAAGATGCTACCACCCCTATAGCCATAGACTTAGAGGCACAAACTGTGGCGGTGACCAATAAGCAAACAGGTGAAACAATGACCGAAATTTTTGAAATAAATGAGTATAAAAAAATGTGTTTGCAAAAAGGCTACGATGATATAGACTATTTGTTAAGCCTGCAAACCCAAGTAGAAACCTACGAAAAAAATAAGGCTGTTTACTAA
- the leuC gene encoding 3-isopropylmalate dehydratase large subunit: MEQTPSQTLFDKIWKRHVVQQQEGFPAVLYIDRHFIHEVTSPQAFTGLRQRNIGVFRPKQTIATADHNVPTVDQHLPIKEALSRKQVETLTKNCEEFGVELYGLGHEKQGIVHVIGPELGITQPGQTIVCGDSHTSTHGAFGTIAFGIGTSQVEQVLATQTLLQYRPKTMLIKVDGTLNKGVTAKDVILYVIAKLGTDGGTGHFVEYAGTAIQSLSMEGRMTVCNMSIEMGARGGMIAPDEVTFDYMKGRPHAPQGEQWDKAIADWKTLYSDKDAVFDTVYEFDAADIEPMITYGTNPGMGIGISQHVPELSHLKETEKTSFKKSLEYMNLNTGQSLLGKKIDYVFIGSCTNARIEDLRLVADFVKGKQKSADVEVWIVPGSQAVLRQAQKEKLDMVFSEAGFKLREPGCSACLAMNEDKVPAGKYCVSTSNRNFEGRQGPGSRTFLASPLMAAAAAINGKVVDVRAYL, translated from the coding sequence ATGGAACAAACACCATCTCAAACATTATTTGATAAGATATGGAAACGTCATGTTGTGCAACAACAAGAAGGGTTTCCGGCGGTATTGTATATAGACCGTCACTTTATCCATGAGGTTACCAGCCCTCAGGCATTTACTGGTCTCAGGCAACGCAATATTGGGGTTTTCAGACCCAAACAGACCATTGCCACCGCTGACCATAACGTGCCTACTGTAGACCAACATTTGCCTATCAAAGAAGCGCTTTCGCGCAAACAAGTAGAAACCCTCACCAAAAACTGTGAAGAGTTTGGGGTTGAATTGTACGGTTTGGGGCATGAAAAACAAGGCATTGTACACGTAATTGGTCCCGAATTGGGCATTACCCAACCAGGGCAAACCATTGTTTGTGGCGATAGTCATACCTCTACCCATGGTGCTTTTGGTACTATAGCTTTTGGCATAGGTACCAGTCAGGTAGAGCAAGTACTTGCTACGCAAACCTTGTTGCAGTACCGCCCCAAGACAATGTTGATCAAAGTAGATGGAACACTCAATAAAGGGGTAACTGCAAAAGATGTGATTTTGTATGTGATCGCCAAACTAGGTACGGACGGAGGTACTGGACACTTTGTAGAATATGCTGGTACAGCCATTCAATCTTTGTCAATGGAAGGGCGAATGACCGTGTGCAATATGAGCATTGAAATGGGGGCTCGTGGTGGAATGATTGCCCCAGATGAGGTAACCTTTGACTATATGAAAGGCAGACCACATGCTCCACAGGGCGAACAATGGGACAAAGCAATAGCAGATTGGAAAACACTTTATTCTGATAAAGATGCAGTGTTTGACACGGTCTATGAGTTTGATGCTGCCGACATTGAACCAATGATTACCTACGGCACCAACCCTGGAATGGGCATTGGCATTAGCCAACACGTACCTGAACTCTCCCACCTCAAAGAAACAGAAAAAACCTCCTTTAAAAAATCCCTTGAATATATGAATCTAAATACCGGGCAATCGTTGCTGGGAAAAAAAATAGATTATGTATTTATAGGAAGTTGCACCAACGCCCGCATCGAGGATTTGCGTCTGGTGGCAGACTTTGTCAAGGGCAAACAAAAATCTGCTGATGTAGAAGTATGGATTGTGCCTGGTTCTCAAGCAGTATTGCGTCAAGCGCAAAAAGAAAAATTAGACATGGTGTTTAGCGAAGCAGGCTTTAAACTGCGTGAACCTGGTTGTTCGGCGTGTTTGGCAATGAACGAAGACAAAGTGCCTGCGGGTAAATATTGTGTATCTACTTCGAACCGAAACTTTGAAGGACGACAAGGCCCCGGATCGCGTACCTTTTTGGCAAGCCCGTTGATGGCGGCCGCTGCTGCCATCAATGGCAAAGTAGTAGATGTAAGGGCTTATTTATAA